The stretch of DNA CCCGGCTCGGCCTTCGGGCCCGGCGGGGAGGGCTTCTTGCGGTTGTGCTTTGCCCGCTCGGCCGCCGATCTCACGGAGGCGATGCGCCGGATGGTGCCGGTGCTGGGGGAGCGGTGAGAGCCAGTGGGTAGGTTCAAAGACGATGTCGTCCCACCCTCGACCTCATCCTGAGGTGTCAGTCGATCGAAGATCGACTGACCTCGAAGGAGGGCTCCAGAGACCATAGCGATCCCTGGAGCCCTCCTTCGAGGCTCACGTCGTTCGCACCTCAGGATGAGGTCCCGGGTAGGATGGAAAAAGCGCGCGGGGTGACGACCGCCAAGCGTGGCTTCACCGCTTGCGCACGAACTCCGTGCGCAACACCAGACCCTTGATGGTATCGTGCCGGCAATCGATCTCGTCGGGATCGTCGGTCAGCCGGATCGAGCGGATCACCGTGCCCTGCTTGAGGGTCTGGTTGGCGCCCTTGACCTTCAGGTCCTTGATCAGGGTGACGGAATCGCCGTCGTTCAGCACGTTGCCGGAGGCGTCGCGGACCTCCCGGGTCGCGGCGGCTTTCATCTCGCTGCCTGGGCGCCATTCGCCCGTCGCCTCGTCGTACACGTAATCGTCGTCGGCACCCGTCACGCCCGTCCGTCCTCCGTTGCGTCGGCCTTGTCGCCGGGCGGGACGGTCCGCCGCAAGGGGGCTGGGGTAAGGTGTCAGATCACCGGCAGCCCGCGCTGCTTGGCCTCTTCCGCGGGCTCGACGTGGATCGTCACCACGGCGCCTTCCACCGCGCCTTCGATCGCGGCTTCCAGCCGGTCGCAGATCGCGTGCGATTCCGCCACCGTCATCTCGCCCGGCACCACGAGGTGGAAATCGATGAAGGTGACCTGGCCGGCATGCCGCGTGCGCACGTCGTGGGCTTCGAGCGCGCCCTCGCCGTGCTCGGAGATCAGCCGGCGGATCTGCCCCACCATCTCGGCGGGCGCCGCCTCG from Methylobacterium aquaticum encodes:
- a CDS encoding alkylphosphonate utilization protein — protein: MTGADDDYVYDEATGEWRPGSEMKAAATREVRDASGNVLNDGDSVTLIKDLKVKGANQTLKQGTVIRSIRLTDDPDEIDCRHDTIKGLVLRTEFVRKR